One part of the Gossypium raimondii isolate GPD5lz chromosome 1, ASM2569854v1, whole genome shotgun sequence genome encodes these proteins:
- the LOC105785963 gene encoding auxin-responsive protein SAUR68, whose protein sequence is MLSTKKLIRMERKWRKMAAIGRKTITSTGSTRRKVADEDHSSESSVGDKGHFVVYTADKKRFVIPLSYLNNSIFQELFKMSEEEFGLSSDGPITFPCDSVIMSYIVLLVRRGLAKDLEKAVLNSITSNSFSSYSTFFLEGHAEKQLPVCGF, encoded by the coding sequence ATGCTTAGCACAAAGAAGCTCATCAGAATGGAAAGGAAATGGAGGAAGATGGCCGCCATTGGAAGGAAAACAATTACTTCAACAGGGAGTACTCGCCGAAAGGTGGCTGATGAAGATCATTCTAGTGAATCATCAGTTGGTGATAAGGGCCATTTTGTTGTCTACACAGCGGATAAGAAGCGTTTTGTGATTCCCTTGTCATATCTTAACAACAGTATTTTCCAGGAACTCTTCAAGATGTCTGAGGAGGAGTTTGGGTTGTCAAGCGATGGACCTATAACGTTCCCATGCGATTCTGTCATCATGAGTTACATAGTCTTGTTGGTACGACGAGGATTAGCGAAAGATTTGGAGAAAGCAGTCCTCAATTCAATTACTAGCAATAGCTTCTCGTCTTACAGTACATTCTTCCTCGAAGGACATGCTGAAAAACAGTTACCGGTCTGTGGGTTCTGA
- the LOC105785961 gene encoding expansin-like A2, with translation MALFLCVLFLLLSSASACDRCLHQSKAAYFSKASALSAGACGYGSLALGLSGGHLAAGVSSLYKDGAGCGACFQIRCKNSTLCSSEGTRITLTDLNHNNETDFVLSSRAFMAMANKGMGRDILKLGIVDVEYKRIPCEYKNQNLAVRVEESSQKPNYLAIKLMYQGGQTEVVAMDVAQVGSANWNFMSRNHGAVWDTSRVPNGALQFRFVVTSGFDGKWIWAKSVLPAEWKTGVIYDSGVQITDIAKEGCSPCDDSHWR, from the exons ATGGCCCTCTTTCTTTGCGTCTTATTCCTTCTCCTTTCTTCTGCTTCTGCTTGTGATCGCTGCCTGCACCAGTCCAAGGCTGCTTATTTCTCCAAAGCCTCTGCTCTTTCAG CGGGAGCTTGTGGATACGGTTCCTTGGCTTTAGGTTTAAGTGGTGGACACCTTGCTGCTGGTGTTTCTTCTCTTTACAAAGATGGAGCCGGTTGTGGTGCCTGCTTCCAG ATAAGGTGCAAGAATTCAACTCTGTGCAGCAGTGAAGGGACTAGGATCACACTAACTGATCTCAATCACAATAATGAAACGGACTTTGTTCTTAGCAGCAGAGCATTCATGGCGATGGCTAACAAAGGCATGGGCCGAGACATTTTGAAACTTGGGATTGTCGACGTGGAATATAAAAG GATACCTTGTGAATACAAAAACCAGAACTTAGCTGTTAGAGTTGAAGAATCAAGCCAAAAACCAAATTACTTGGCAATTAAATTGATGTACCAGGGTGGTCAGACTGAAGTAGTAGCCATGGATGTAGCTCAG GTTGGGTCTGCAAACTGGAACTTCATGAGCAGGAACCATGGGGCAGTATGGGACACAAGCAGAGTCCCAAATGGAGCCCTGCAATTCAGATTTGTGGTGACATCAGGGTTTGATGGGAAGTGGATTTGGGCAAAAAGTGTGCTTCCAGCTGAGTGGAAAACTGGAGTTATTTATGATTCTGGAGTTCAAATCACTGACATTGCAAAAGAAGGTTGCTCTCCTTGTGATGACAGCCACTGGAGATGA